TCAAATATTCATCACTCTGATCAGCTGAGAGTGTACTAGGGGTATATATTAGAGACAAAGAAATGGGAAGAGGTTCCTTCAGTTGAAGACCAGACTTGCACAAAGTTTTGGCTTGGTATACCGTATTTTAGCCAATCCTCAACAAATTAAGACTTTTCTCAAACTTGATGGAACTGTCTCAAAAATCTGAATTTGTAAAATGTTTTGCAAAATTGGACAGCATTTTACTGCACCCTCTATTGGCTGGGCTAGGAGGCTGGTCCATGAGAGAAAGTCCTGTGGCATTCCTCAAAAACATGACGTCAGGAATCTACCAATActagaaagttttttttttttttttttacaatcactgCCGAAACCTCAAtctatttcttaaatttttttttgtaaaatgtggATTTTGTCAATTAGActcaaaagagaaaataaggtAGAGGTGAAAGTTAACTTTTTGTCaacctccggccaaagtatcacaagcgccacgttGATAACTTTTCAGGAAGCACAAAAAACTGATTTGCGACCGCATAAGATGGAGTCTCggcttgaaaattgaaatactgATCCAGCACAACCTCCTGCCttgaatttaaataaattttttttgaaaaacattttttaaaagaaaaattggcgCCTGTGATACTGCGTTCTTGGGGCATTCTGAGAACCCTTGGTGCTTTTGATATGGaaactcatcaaaattaaaggagttttttttcatatttatctatttttaatcccaaaaaaatattatttttttatgtaaatgcATCTTATTAATCAAAACCAACCATAACGATAAAAATGGTGCTTGCAATTGTTGTGATACtctggccggaaagtgacgaattGCTCTTGGTTATTCCAAGTGTTGTTGAtactaaaattgtaaaaacaatCCCAAAGATGAGCGATTACCCAACTTGGCGTTAGTGATACTTGGCTCTtatatggcgcttgtgatacagAAGTTCATAAACTTCAATGGAGTATTTTCTATATACATTtctattctaaaaaaaagtattatattcgaaataacgagattcatttacatacgaaaataatttagtttcTAGTCATTCCGAGGGTcgctgcaacaaaaattgtagACAATCAGAAAGGTGGGTGGTTGCCGAACTTGGCGTTTGGGACACTTCTTTCCCAAATGACGCTCGtgacactttggccggaaggtgacaattttttactttttaaacagTGTTTTACACGTTGCTGAGAAGCATTTCCTCCAATGTGTTTCTTgttacaaattttcagaaaatggatGAGATAATATATTCAGTTCAGTTTTATTTGAAAGATTTAACTTTAGATGTTTGATTCATGGATTTTGGCAAACCTGATCTAATTTCttcatatttataatttttcagaaagaaaaatgaactaTGGAAAAGGAAGCTGGCCTTGTTGGGCTCTTGATGAAATCACCcaagaagaagtaaaaaaatttctcgaaagAACTTCAGAGAAGCAAAATACATTTCAACCCTACAGCTGGCTTCTGAGTTTGTTACCTGTATGATTTATtgttaatatattttatatgTAAAGGCTGTATAAATTAGATTAAAAAAGGAGAGGACCAAAAAATTCTGTTTCCTCAAGTGAATTGAAAAGTGATCAGGGGGAATCAAGGAGTGTATCATCTAGATTTTGATCGGAGTGTAGGCAAGAGTCGGAGTGTGATAGGCAAAAGTTTCTTCATACAATTTATTGAAtccatattttgacatttttgcaatgATCCTAGAAGTTCCaggaaaaaaactgtgaaaaggGTTGCTTGTTGAAGTGGCAAAATAAGTGAGGTGGCGCTTTTTGCTTCAGCACTGCGATAGCCTAGCAGTTAAGATCATGGAGCAGAGGCCAAAAAGTTCTGGGTTCCATCCCTGGCGTCACCGTATAATTTTTATTCCTCCCTATGATCGTTTTGTTTcgattttttcttactttgcAGTTGGAAGAATGCAAGAGAAAGTCAAAacggaaaaaatttaaacgtttttcaaagaagtttcttaaatttggaaaaatggcAGGGGTACAACTCAGTGAAAAAATTAGTTTGTTATACTTTATTAACACATCTTATAGAGTATCAGTACACATTTTAGTACTATGATAGACGTTGAATGAATTTTTATTGTAAAGTCTCTGGCATTGCAAACTTTTAAAACAAAgttgaggaagaaaaaaagttccagTTCCAATGCTAATAGGGTGAAAGTATAGGCCTCCTAAATATGTATTAGATTGTATCACCATCAAACGGAAAGAAGTGAAAATTAGTTGAATAAATTTACAAAGCCTGATAAAACCACATCAAggcaaaaatgtgaaaaaaaagaaatagccGTTTGATTTTCGCAATCAAGTACCAAGGGATGGTGATCAAAAGTTGTCTAATCTTTAATGGTAATCTCCTTTGATTTATGAGGAACTTTGCATGTTGGAACTGTATTACACATTGACTTTTAGATCTTTACAATACACGTACCTCTGTCTTTCAATGGTACTGTCTTTGTCTCGGAGAAAATttaagttggattttttttattgttttcttaGCCTTCTAGTCAGTCTCTCaacgaagaagaaaatgaatggGAATCAGATGACTCTGATGCTGAGAAATTTCCTGAATGTTTATCCTCAATTGCTCTTTCTACAAAGGACAAAAGTTTTGTCCaacaaaataatgataaatCTTTGCAAGTTCTACCAAACGATGAATCTATGCTGCTCGGCGCAAAAGAAGAGCAAAAGAGTTTCTCTAAAAGTAAGTTTCTCTGTAATAACTATTTGTCTATGAGGAATTGAgctcaatttatattttttagagccaaaaataatttgatgagTATCAAATCGTGAAGTTGTAAATTGTGACACCAAGTAAACTTTACATCGGCTCTAATTTGACCAGAAATGTTAATCGAATCTGGCAAAGTAAATGATTGTTTCAGTGGTAACATCTCTCCAGCCATCAACTAGAAACGCGATTGCTTGTGAAACGTGTAATTGTTTTACCGACATGATACTGTCTCAAATAAGCAGCAATTATTTACATTgattgtaagtaaaatattcTGTCCCAACTATATTGTTCCAAAAAAGCAGTTTGCTCAATTAACGAGAGTCCCAATAAAGGGaggtacaaatttttaagagcagcccagacaatgataacagtggaaaaacaaggatgaaaaacggaaacaaggctaaataAATGTTTGTGAATATTGTTGTCAATGAAAGTAAAATCAAGAATTCTTCCTGTGAAATTGTAAGGTCAAAGCTGCTTTCTGAAGGAATCTTGTAGCACTTAACTTTGTCGTCAGCTGGTCCCATGTAAACGTTACTGTGGCCATCTCTTATGATTGTAAGTATATGACTGAGCTTTCATCATTCCAATTCTTATTCTCATCAACTTTAATCCATCAATGTTTTGTTCGATTTTCCAGCAGGTGATACAAGAGAGCAAcaagaattaattttaaaatctttactGCAATCGATTAACGAAGAAAACTGCaccaaggagaaaaaattgaaagagttaAGCGTTCTAGAAGCTTTAGACGATTCTTCATTaatcattttcattgaaaaggCCAGTGTATCAATCAAGTGTGAGGAGAAGAAGGCAGATTTTTGTCTTCTAGTTGCTGAGGTTTTGAAGGACCGGACTTATgttcttggaaaatatttttatttaccgTGGGTATGCACTTTTTGCCATTACCATCTCTGTTAGTTTTTTGTTCTTaagtttttaaaagaattaaaggcTGGGTAATATAAATTCTGTTGACGGAAGTGATGAAATGCGTTTTTCAGTTTATGATGTAAATTTCCCTCTCATCTtatttgaatggagaaaaactaGCCATCTTTAACTTGTTgaattttgcatgatttttctttAACCATCTAAAATGTTCTCTGAAAtgggtaaaattttttttgaagaacaaaATTCTTGCAGAATTGAAACTTTACAGTTTAGgctggaccactagacaaggtacgaattcaagcattctgataaatgtttcctcctcaaaattgcACCCTCAACACGATTTGCAACAAGATGTATGGTTACCAACTCCCAACAAAGATTTTAACGCTTTTATACAGCTTtggttacgaaaaatttgaaccTCTTGCTCACAGGAAAAACCATAGTCTATGTTAATCAAATCGCACACTTCAATGGTTTTGGCAAGCTACTTAAACGAGCAATGTTCCTTTATTGCCAGGGACATacgaaggagggaggggggggctgGACCCCCCgtttaattgaaaatagtatcgtcgcccccccctccccagaaaTTCTGAATGGTGGGAAAAAACCTTCGTCGAGGATGATTATCTCTCTTAACGTagagtcttaaatgaaaacacTGTGTTCATTCAGTTagtattttctgaaattttcatcaccacagcttcaaaatcCGTCCTAATAGATTTTTCCGGATCTATTGAATCAAACAATTCAGAGGTATTCTTTGTTACCCTTTGTTCTTTGTGTTACCCTGGgagacttttattttttacttgaaaaaccACCCAGAATGAGtctcgtaaaattttttgtttgtaataccaagaagtttttatttttaatttgatgaaaaattttggtctcattttgcGCTACTTACATGCCATCATTCGAATGTTTCACTTCATGACGTCGGCTCATTGTTTCTTACGTCcttcttttgtcatttttcggCAGCGCTTTGCTGTTTTGAGTAGTGTCAGAGTGAACGAGTCAAGCTGGAAACAGTGtagtcttattattttttcctctctcaagTGGAAAGCAAACAACTCcagaaagattttttttctctgcacaCGGTTTCCACACACATGATTTTCTGTCTatgaaattaatcaaaaacTTTGCGACAATTCACCTGTTATTTGATTCCAGTTTCAGAATTCTGGGAAGAACTCACTCACAATTCTTGTCACATCTCTCGCACAGactattaattcattttttgaacaAGCCTGTCATGAAGTGCTGCTACCTCTCTTAAATTCATCTCAATCTGGTCTGGTACAGGATCCAGCTGTAGTAAAAGATATATTGGCATTGTGCAATCCTGAATGttggtggtttttattgaggtAAGTTGTCCATTATTGCTCACTTTTTTGCCTCTCACTGCACAGTGATACAATTTTAATTAGAAATGTATTCTGTACATCGAGATAATGTGTTATGAAGATCTACAAATCGCAAAAAGGGTCAGTTCTCGAAGTAAAACTATAAAATAAATAACCTTCGattttccaatttgtttttcaaattttactttatttctcTCCGGTTTTATTCACCTTTAATTCTGTCTTCAGGTTTGAAACTGACCTTAATCAAATgttgtgctgaaaattcaacaACATAATTCAAGTATCATCCATTTTCTAGTAAAGGTATTGAAGTAGAGGTTGCCTGTAATTAATCATTTTACCTCttttcagacattttcttgTTCTCCTCAATAAAGACAAGTTGGCTGAATGGCATCTCCCTGCTTTAGATTTTCTGTGCCATGAGACGGAGGAACTGGATGTTTCATCACATACGGAACCCATTGTTAACGAACTAACCAATCTGCTACGAGTGAACTCTGTTGATTTCAGCAAGAATCGATATTTTGGCAATATCATTTTGCTGCTCATCAACATTGTGAAGAAGCAtcagaaaattgtaaatttagaTATTATTACATCTCAACTAACCTCGATTATACAGTTCCACAAAGGCCCAACGAAGTACAAAGCCAGTCAGATGCTGAAGAAATTGACTGCGGAAAGGCTTTAGGCTAGCACTAGTTAATAAGTTACCATTAGCAAAGAGGCTTTGCAGCCTTATTTTCACTGAGAAATTGAAATCAAAGGCTCAATCTCATAATGATGCACAAGAGGAATGAATATATTTTACTACGCAGTAAACTCTCATGCCATCTTTCTCGAAGTGCAAACTAGGCCTTTGAAAActtgagtacctatatagcgagagtatggacagatcgcttcatggagggcttagggtcCAAAGGTGCAGCCATTCTTCTAAcaaacttctaacgcacaaaatttcactgctagtttgcagagtctgcagatttcaattttaaccaagatggccaagaatgtacataaatgaatgttcttctgcaaaaatgagtaaatatatataaaaactaagtcaaatacgtacaatcgctctggataattgaaattcataggttggctgcatttctgggccctaact
This region of Bemisia tabaci unplaced genomic scaffold, PGI_BMITA_v3 genomic DNA includes:
- the LOC109033296 gene encoding uncharacterized protein — protein: MNYGKGSWPCWALDEITQEEVKKFLERTSEKQNTFQPYSWLLSLLPPSSQSLNEEENEWESDDSDAEKFPECLSSIALSTKDKSFVQQNNDKSLQVLPNDESMLLGAKEEQKSFSKTGDTREQQELILKSLLQSINEENCTKEKKLKELSVLEALDDSSLIIFIEKASVSIKCEEKKADFCLLVAEVLKDRTYVLGKYFYLPWFQNSGKNSLTILVTSLAQTINSFFEQACHEVLLPLLNSSQSGLVQDPAVVKDILALCNPECWWFLLRHFLVLLNKDKLAEWHLPALDFLCHETEELDVSSHTEPIVNELTNLLRVNSVDFSKNRYFGNIILLLINIVKKHQKIVNLDIITSQLTSIIQFHKGPTKYKASQMLKKLTAERL